In Candidatus Babeliales bacterium, the DNA window ATAAAAGCGAGCCCTTTTTTATTGATAAATTTATAGCAGAGAGATTTATCGTAAAGAAATTAAAGCAATGTGAAAATAATCAGAAGCTATAAGCAGTAACGTTAAAACTGCATACGTTATCACACTAGCAAGCACGATCGCTGTAATAAGTTTTTTTCGCTCAATTTTCAACCGACCAAGAATGACATATTGCAGAAGCATTGAAACAATGGTTACAACAATGAAAAATACCACCAAAATCATCGTAAATTTTGAGGCAATGAAAGCTTTATGCTCATCTGAAGCTACTACGCCTTTGCGAACCAAAGAAAATAAACCATTTTCACCAAACAGAAATGACCAATTAATCAATACACCGAATGCAAAAATCATTATGTTTGCAAGAAATGACAGTATTTTTGCAAGAAGCATACGTTTTACACAGGGTATATATCCAACATGAGCAACCCTAGAGACAATAAGTGATTCAAGCAAGACAACGAGTAAAAAGAGCGCTGCTCCAATTAATCGAAATGGCGTATTGACCAATATTACAGGAGTAATAAGAGCAAACACCCATCCACTTGCGTTTACAGATATCGGCACAACCAGCGCACCCAAAAGCAAACTGATAAAATTTTTCTTTTGCATGATACCCCTTTTAAAAAAAATTTATTGTAACATACATTTTAAATAGCAAGTGGTACGCAAAGAAGTCAAGAATCTGAAAGTTACCGTCGATACTCTTTTTCAAAGCTACTTAAAATATCATCAATTTGTTTATCAATATCGACATTTTCAAAAACTTTAAAAACGATTCCTTTTTTGTTAATCAAAAACGTTTTTCGTTTGCTATGAAAAAATCCAAGAGCTCCATACTTCATTGATATTTCTCGCGCCAAGCGACTATCGCTAACGAGTGGATACGGAATTCCTAATTTTTTTTGAAATCTTTTATGTGAAGCGGGTGCGTCGCAACTCACTCCTACAACCGATATTCCTTTTTCTTTCAATCTATCGATCGAATCACGAAAGCTTTTTGCTTGCTTGATGCATTCAGGAGTATTATCAAAAGGATAAAAATATAAAACAAGATCTGAGCCGCCACTATTTAATTTAAAATAATCTTGTAAGTCAAAATCCCGAATAGAACTATCGGGAAATACCGCTTTAGCTTTAAATGTTGGGGCTGGTTTACCCAGCACTTTATTTTTTGTGTGTATTTGAGATGTCGTAATTGCAAAACACGCCAACAGCGCTAAAGATTTTTTAAACATTTTCATTCTCCTTTTTTTATAAGTTCTTTTTTACTTTCTGAGTGCTTCTTTAACATATTCAAGCGCTTTTTGTACCGTCTGCTCTCGCGAGTCTAGCGATGAATCTAGCAGAATGGCCCCTTCAGGTTTTATAAGTGGTTCATAAGCACGCTCACGGTCCATGCTGTCTCGCTTTTCAACAAGTTCTACTGCTTGCTGACGAGAAAGAATCGTGCCACGTCTGCGTTGATCAACCTGTAAACGCCCTGCGCGAACATCGGGTAATGCATCTAGATAAAATTTGACCTGCGCATCGGGAAAAACAACAGATCCGCATGAACGACCTTCTACGACTACATCTTTATCTTGCACCAATGCTCGTTCAAATTTTCTTATTTCTGTGCGCACACTTTCATTTTGCGCAAGAACTGCTACAAGGTGTGCAAGCTGCGCGTCTTTTAAATAGATGGTGATATTATCACCTGACCAATATATTTTTGCCAAACCAGATTCATATTCATATCGAAAATTACCACCCTGCAAGCATGCTTGAATGTCAGCCAGATTTGGACTACGCATTTTGTTTTCATCATAGTTGTAAAAAGTTTTTAACACGTAGGCAAGACCACGATACAGATAACCACTATTTAAACAAAAAAAATTCAAATGGCGAGCAAGCGCTAACGCTAACGTTGATTTGCCGCTTCCACTCGGTCCATCTATCGTGACAATCATACCAATTCCTTCATCCCTGCTACGTCAATCCCCTGCAATTCTACCGTGTACGTTCCATTCCAATAATTATGCATGACCTGCCCTACAATATCAAACGGCTCATCAGCCTGAAAGGTGAGCACTTCGAGCAACTCTGGTCGATTAAAAAACATAACTGGTTTGATAACGCCATCGGCAAAAACCATACATTTTATATGAATATCTTTTAAAACTTGTGGACGCTTAACTAAAACAACACCTTTGATATAAAAATAAGGCTGTGAGTTTTCATGTCCAAACGGTTCAAATAAACGTAAATCTTTCATAAATTTTTCTGAAAAATCTGAGAGCTGTGCCGGTGCATCAACAAATAATTTTTGTTTTAAATCAAATTCAGTTAACTGCTCAGCAACTTTTTTCTCAAGGCGCGTTTGCAGCTCTGGCAAATCTGAAACTTTTAGTGAAAGCCCTGCTGCGTGTGAGTGCCCACCAAATGAAATTAAAATATCTTTCGATTCACTCAGCGCATTAAAAATATTAAATTCTTTAATCGATCGGCACGATCCTTTTGCAATGCCATCTTTGGTTAGATGAAACAACAGCGTCGGTTTTCCGTACGCACCAACAATGCGTGACGCCACTAAACCAATCACGCCAGCTGGCCAATTGCCGCTACAAGCAATCACAATATTTTTAGAAATATCGACTTGTTTACTTTCTATCTGTTTGACCACGTCTGAAATAATTGATTGTTCAACTAATTTGCGAGATTGATTGATTTCAAATAATATTTTGCCAATCCGGTCAACATCAGCAAGATTGTTTCCAATTAAAAATTGCACACCTTCACGAGGATCATCTAAACGTCCTAACGCATTAATTTGCGGAGTGACAGAAAATCCTATGTCGGTTGAAAAAAGTTCTGGTTTGGTAAATTTACTATTTTCTTTTAAAACTTGTAGAGCGTAGCTTTCATGCTTGTTGACATACGCAAGACCTTGGCGTACCCAGTAGCGATTTTCACCGGTCAAAGGTACCACGTCGGCAACAGTTCCAAGCAGAAGAAGTTCGATAACTTTCCCCGGGATTTCCATCTTTTTTTCCCGATACAACAAAGTAAGTATCTTGAAAGCTACTC includes these proteins:
- the recJ gene encoding single-stranded-DNA-specific exonuclease RecJ: MNYSFLQGRKYLLGIPEIDSAKAVEISQRFSISIPLAKTLLARNCSETETIQDFLLSSEEKDVADPALMKGAQRAVERILQAIENKEKILIFGDYDVDGITSSSLVMMGLLPLGALVNFYLPNRVKDGYGISTKIVKKAAENNYKVIITVDNGTTAFEPAKLAKELGIDLIITDHHRPHDHLPDAYTIVNPHQEDCPYPFKHFAGVGVAFKILTLLYREKKMEIPGKVIELLLLGTVADVVPLTGENRYWVRQGLAYVNKHESYALQVLKENSKFTKPELFSTDIGFSVTPQINALGRLDDPREGVQFLIGNNLADVDRIGKILFEINQSRKLVEQSIISDVVKQIESKQVDISKNIVIACSGNWPAGVIGLVASRIVGAYGKPTLLFHLTKDGIAKGSCRSIKEFNIFNALSESKDILISFGGHSHAAGLSLKVSDLPELQTRLEKKVAEQLTEFDLKQKLFVDAPAQLSDFSEKFMKDLRLFEPFGHENSQPYFYIKGVVLVKRPQVLKDIHIKCMVFADGVIKPVMFFNRPELLEVLTFQADEPFDIVGQVMHNYWNGTYTVELQGIDVAGMKELV
- the cmk gene encoding (d)CMP kinase; this encodes MIVTIDGPSGSGKSTLALALARHLNFFCLNSGYLYRGLAYVLKTFYNYDENKMRSPNLADIQACLQGGNFRYEYESGLAKIYWSGDNITIYLKDAQLAHLVAVLAQNESVRTEIRKFERALVQDKDVVVEGRSCGSVVFPDAQVKFYLDALPDVRAGRLQVDQRRRGTILSRQQAVELVEKRDSMDRERAYEPLIKPEGAILLDSSLDSREQTVQKALEYVKEALRK
- a CDS encoding peroxiredoxin, producing MFKKSLALLACFAITTSQIHTKNKVLGKPAPTFKAKAVFPDSSIRDFDLQDYFKLNSGGSDLVLYFYPFDNTPECIKQAKSFRDSIDRLKEKGISVVGVSCDAPASHKRFQKKLGIPYPLVSDSRLAREISMKYGALGFFHSKRKTFLINKKGIVFKVFENVDIDKQIDDILSSFEKEYRR